A stretch of Vibrio aphrogenes DNA encodes these proteins:
- the dsbC gene encoding bifunctional protein-disulfide isomerase/oxidoreductase DsbC yields the protein MHLFSFAKAMRRRFVLFQGLLACLVAVVSVSSHAAEANKDEISARFINLGIMVMDVAASPIDGLYEVTTNQGLFYASENGDFFIQGKMYSLDKQGNFTDLLAKKYAKQVEKFTDDMIIYKAKDEKYVVTVFTDITCGYCVKLHKEMQKYNDAGITVRYMAYPRQGPRGEVADAMAKVWCADDRKQALDDVKLNRNFDFNSKHLPQCQQMIVDQYAFGAQLGINGTPAILLSNGRLVGGYLPADKLLEALKAENL from the coding sequence ATGCATTTATTTTCTTTCGCGAAGGCCATGCGTCGTCGCTTCGTGTTATTTCAAGGTTTACTTGCGTGCTTGGTTGCCGTGGTCAGTGTGTCTAGCCATGCCGCTGAGGCCAATAAAGATGAAATTAGCGCTCGTTTTATTAATCTTGGCATCATGGTGATGGACGTTGCAGCTTCACCGATTGATGGCTTGTATGAAGTGACTACCAACCAAGGCTTGTTTTACGCTTCTGAAAATGGGGACTTTTTCATTCAAGGAAAAATGTATAGCCTCGATAAACAAGGTAATTTTACCGATTTACTCGCCAAGAAATACGCGAAGCAAGTTGAGAAATTTACCGATGATATGATCATTTACAAAGCCAAAGATGAGAAATATGTGGTGACGGTTTTTACCGATATTACTTGTGGTTACTGCGTAAAATTACATAAAGAAATGCAGAAATATAACGATGCTGGCATTACGGTTCGCTATATGGCTTATCCACGTCAAGGACCAAGAGGGGAAGTGGCGGATGCGATGGCAAAAGTGTGGTGTGCTGATGATCGCAAACAAGCCTTAGATGATGTGAAATTGAACCGCAATTTTGATTTTAACTCTAAGCATTTACCACAGTGTCAACAGATGATCGTTGACCAATATGCCTTTGGTGCACAATTAGGAATCAATGGTACGCCAGCCATTTTATTGTCGAATGGGCGTTTAGTTGGTGGCTACTTACCGGCAGACAAACTTTTAGAAGCGTTAAAGGCTGAAAATTTATAA
- the yqfB gene encoding N(4)-acetylcytidine aminohydrolase, translating into MTFFARFEADIVAGKKTITIRDEADSHYAPGSIVSVSTQEQGRVFCRLKICSVTPIHFSELNEYHAQQENMTLPQLQAVIQEIYPGQQSLYLIEYQLQA; encoded by the coding sequence ATGACTTTTTTTGCGCGCTTTGAAGCTGATATCGTTGCCGGTAAGAAGACCATTACCATTCGCGATGAAGCCGATAGCCATTATGCGCCGGGTTCTATCGTATCTGTCTCGACACAAGAGCAAGGCCGTGTCTTTTGTCGTTTGAAAATATGCTCAGTGACGCCGATTCATTTTTCAGAGTTGAATGAATATCATGCCCAGCAAGAGAATATGACCTTGCCGCAACTACAAGCGGTGATTCAAGAGATTTACCCGGGGCAACAATCTTTATATTTAATTGAATATCAATTACAAGCCTAG
- the recJ gene encoding single-stranded-DNA-specific exonuclease RecJ gives MTTILRRPDVDLTLLPESIPALLRRIYINRNISDVGQLEKGAKGLHSYQALHGISHAVTLLFQAIKDQQRIIVVGDFDADGATSSALSVLAIRMLGSHNVDYLVPNRFEDGYGLSPEVVEQAIARGAQVIMTVDNGVSSIEGVKFAKQHGLTVIVTDHHLPGSVLPEADAMVNPNLQQCAFPSKALAGVGVAFYLMLALRAEMRAQGWFTQQQIPEPNLAELLDLVALGTVADVVALDDNNRILVHQGLQRIRAGKARPGIQALIEVSKRDAKRLVAADFGFALGPRINAAGRLEDMSFGVELLLCNNIHAARRMANELDGLNHMRREIEQGMKQEAMAFCERILNAGGDLSDTSSLPYGLTLFQADWHQGVIGILASRIKDEFHRPVIAFADGGELADGQASLKGSCRSIPGLHMRDVLDKIDTLYPGIIVKFGGHAMAAGLTIYQNKYQEFSQLFDLAVREELDESALEGVVLSDGELTPEEFSMHTAELLRAGGPWGQAFPEPVFDGDFKLLHQKLVGEKHLKLMLEPLFKGHPTGIMVDGIAFNVDLRRWPDASVKTVHLAYKLDINEFRGNQSLQLMVEYLEAK, from the coding sequence ATGACTACCATTCTGCGCCGACCCGATGTTGACCTGACTCTTTTACCCGAGTCGATTCCTGCCTTATTAAGACGTATTTATATCAATCGAAATATCTCCGATGTGGGGCAATTAGAGAAAGGGGCGAAAGGCTTGCATTCGTATCAAGCATTGCATGGCATTTCTCATGCGGTGACTTTGTTATTTCAGGCGATTAAAGATCAGCAGCGCATTATCGTGGTGGGTGATTTTGATGCCGATGGGGCAACCAGCTCAGCCTTATCGGTACTCGCGATCCGAATGCTTGGCAGTCACAATGTTGATTACTTGGTCCCGAATCGTTTTGAAGACGGTTATGGATTGAGCCCCGAAGTGGTTGAACAAGCCATTGCTCGTGGCGCGCAAGTGATCATGACAGTGGATAACGGGGTCTCATCGATTGAAGGGGTTAAGTTTGCCAAGCAACACGGGTTGACGGTGATTGTGACCGATCACCATTTACCAGGCTCGGTCTTGCCTGAAGCTGATGCGATGGTCAACCCGAATTTGCAGCAATGCGCTTTCCCATCTAAAGCTTTGGCTGGGGTCGGCGTGGCGTTTTATTTAATGCTAGCGTTACGTGCTGAAATGCGCGCTCAAGGCTGGTTTACGCAGCAACAAATCCCAGAGCCAAATTTAGCCGAGCTGTTGGATTTAGTGGCGTTGGGCACGGTTGCCGATGTGGTGGCCTTAGATGATAATAACCGCATTTTAGTCCATCAAGGTTTACAGCGCATTCGTGCCGGTAAAGCGCGTCCAGGGATTCAAGCGTTGATTGAAGTGTCGAAACGGGACGCCAAACGTTTGGTTGCCGCCGATTTTGGTTTTGCTCTTGGACCAAGAATTAATGCCGCTGGACGCTTAGAAGACATGTCGTTTGGGGTCGAGTTGCTCTTGTGTAATAACATTCATGCGGCTCGTCGTATGGCTAATGAGCTGGATGGCTTAAACCACATGCGCCGTGAAATAGAACAAGGCATGAAGCAAGAAGCAATGGCATTTTGTGAGCGTATTCTTAATGCCGGAGGTGATCTATCCGATACGTCTTCATTGCCTTATGGATTGACACTTTTTCAAGCTGATTGGCACCAAGGGGTAATTGGTATTTTAGCTTCACGGATCAAAGATGAATTTCATCGTCCAGTCATTGCTTTTGCTGATGGTGGCGAGTTAGCCGATGGGCAAGCGTCGCTAAAAGGCTCTTGTCGTTCGATTCCGGGTCTTCATATGCGTGATGTGTTGGATAAAATCGACACTTTATACCCAGGTATTATTGTTAAATTCGGTGGTCATGCGATGGCCGCAGGCCTGACGATTTATCAAAATAAATACCAAGAATTTTCGCAATTGTTTGATTTAGCCGTACGGGAAGAACTGGACGAATCGGCGCTAGAAGGGGTCGTTCTTTCCGATGGTGAATTAACGCCTGAAGAGTTTTCTATGCACACTGCCGAATTGTTACGTGCTGGTGGCCCATGGGGACAAGCCTTTCCTGAGCCAGTATTTGATGGCGACTTTAAACTGCTTCACCAAAAATTAGTGGGCGAAAAACATCTTAAATTGATGTTAGAGCCTTTATTTAAAGGACATCCGACAGGGATCATGGTGGATGGGATTGCATTTAATGTCGATTTACGTCGTTGGCCAGATGCATCAGTGAAAACCGTACATTTAGCGTATAAGCTGGATATTAATGAATTTCGTGGTAATCAATCGCTGCAATTAATGGTTGAGTATTTAGAAGCAAAATAG
- the prfB gene encoding peptide chain release factor 2 (programmed frameshift): MFEINPIKNRLQDVAERTNVLRGYLDYDAKKERLEEVNAELEQPDVWNEPERAQALGKERSALEAVVETIDQLDQGCDDVEGLLELAVEEQDQETFDEIEPELAELEAKLEKLEFRRMFSGDHDASDCYIDLQSGSGGTEAQDWTSMMLRMYLRWAEAKGFKTEVIEVSEGDVAGLKGATVRISGEYAYGWLRTETGVHRLVRKSPFDSGGRRHTSFASAFIYPEIDDNIEIDINPADLRIDVYRASGAGGQHVNTTESAVRITHVPTNIVVQCQNDRSQHKNKDQAMKQLRAKLFEFELQKQNAEKQANEDSKSDIGWGSQIRSYVLDDSRIKDLRTGVENRNTQAVLDGDLDKFIEASLKSGL; the protein is encoded by the exons ATGTTTGAAATCAACCCAATTAAAAACCGTCTACAGGACGTTGCTGAGCGCACCAATGTTCTGAGGGGGTATCTT GACTATGATGCTAAGAAAGAGCGTCTAGAAGAAGTTAATGCCGAACTTGAACAACCCGATGTGTGGAACGAACCTGAACGTGCACAAGCGTTAGGTAAAGAGCGTTCAGCATTGGAAGCTGTCGTTGAAACGATTGATCAATTGGATCAAGGTTGTGATGATGTTGAAGGCCTACTTGAGCTTGCCGTTGAAGAGCAAGATCAGGAAACCTTTGATGAGATCGAACCTGAGCTTGCAGAACTGGAAGCGAAACTTGAGAAGTTAGAGTTCCGTCGTATGTTCTCTGGCGATCATGATGCCTCCGATTGTTATATCGACTTACAATCAGGTTCTGGTGGTACAGAAGCGCAGGATTGGACATCCATGATGTTGCGTATGTATCTGCGTTGGGCTGAAGCTAAAGGCTTTAAAACCGAAGTGATTGAGGTGTCAGAAGGCGACGTTGCCGGCCTTAAAGGCGCAACAGTTCGTATTTCTGGTGAATACGCTTATGGTTGGTTACGTACCGAGACTGGGGTTCACCGTCTTGTTCGTAAATCTCCATTTGATTCAGGTGGTCGTCGTCATACTTCATTTGCCTCGGCGTTTATTTACCCTGAAATTGATGACAACATCGAGATTGATATTAATCCTGCTGATTTACGTATCGATGTTTATCGTGCGTCAGGGGCTGGTGGTCAGCACGTAAACACCACCGAATCGGCGGTACGTATTACCCACGTTCCGACCAATATTGTAGTGCAATGTCAAAACGATCGTTCGCAACACAAAAACAAAGATCAGGCAATGAAGCAATTGCGTGCCAAATTGTTTGAATTTGAACTGCAAAAGCAAAATGCGGAAAAACAAGCGAACGAAGATTCTAAGTCTGACATTGGCTGGGGAAGCCAAATCCGCTCGTACGTACTGGATGATTCTCGTATTAAAGATCTACGTACTGGCGTTGAGAACCGTAACACTCAAGCAGTGTTAGATGGTGACCTCGATAAGTTTATTGAAGCGAGTTTGAAATCAGGCTTATAA
- the lysS gene encoding lysine--tRNA ligase — translation MTESNSQHQIDAVEENKLIAERRAKLDHIRQSCKANGHPNDFRREHLAGDLQAEFGEKSKQELEELNHIVAIAGRVMAKRGPFLVLQETSGRIQAYAAKDVQKELKEKYQGLDIGDIIGVKGALHKSGKGDLYVNMESYELLTKALRPLPEKFHGLTDQEMRYRQRYVDLIVNEDSRTAFIIRSKLVMAIRNFMAKKGFLEVETPMMHVIPGGATARPFITHHNALDIDMYLRVAPELYLKRLVVGGFDRVFEVNRNFRNEGLSPRHNPEFTMMEFYMAYADYKDLMDLTEELLSTVAVEVLGNTAMPYGDEMVEFGGQYARMSMLEAIKHYNPDHADIQALTEEGVKDRDLMVKIAKSVHVEVESFWTCGQLLEEIFGETAEPKLIQPTFITGYPADISPLARRSDDNPFFTDRFEFFIGGREVANGFSELNDAEDQDARFKAQVEAKDAGDDEAMFYDADYITALEHGLPPTAGQGIGIDRLAMLFTNTHTIRDVILFPAMRPQQ, via the coding sequence ATGACTGAATCAAACAGCCAGCACCAAATTGATGCAGTAGAAGAAAATAAACTGATTGCCGAACGCCGTGCAAAATTAGACCACATTCGTCAAAGCTGTAAAGCCAATGGTCACCCAAATGACTTCCGTCGTGAACATTTAGCCGGTGATCTTCAAGCTGAGTTTGGTGAAAAATCTAAACAAGAGTTGGAAGAACTAAACCATATTGTGGCCATTGCCGGTCGTGTGATGGCGAAACGTGGTCCTTTCCTTGTATTGCAAGAAACTTCTGGCCGCATTCAAGCGTACGCTGCGAAAGATGTACAAAAAGAATTAAAAGAGAAATACCAAGGTTTAGACATTGGTGACATCATCGGTGTTAAAGGCGCACTGCATAAATCGGGTAAAGGAGACCTTTACGTCAACATGGAATCGTATGAGTTGCTTACCAAAGCACTGCGTCCATTACCGGAAAAATTCCACGGTCTAACAGACCAAGAAATGCGTTACCGTCAGCGTTATGTCGATCTTATCGTTAACGAAGATTCACGTACCGCATTCATCATCCGCTCTAAGTTGGTGATGGCAATTCGTAACTTCATGGCGAAAAAAGGCTTCTTAGAAGTAGAAACCCCAATGATGCACGTGATCCCTGGTGGTGCGACAGCGCGTCCATTCATCACTCATCACAATGCGTTAGATATTGATATGTATCTACGTGTAGCACCAGAGCTGTACTTGAAGCGTTTGGTTGTTGGTGGTTTTGATCGCGTATTCGAAGTGAACCGTAACTTCCGTAACGAAGGTTTGTCACCACGCCATAACCCAGAATTCACTATGATGGAATTCTACATGGCGTACGCTGATTACAAAGATCTGATGGATCTAACCGAAGAGCTATTAAGTACGGTTGCTGTGGAAGTGTTAGGTAACACTGCAATGCCTTATGGCGATGAAATGGTTGAATTTGGTGGTCAATACGCTCGCATGAGTATGCTGGAAGCGATCAAGCACTACAACCCAGATCACGCTGACATCCAAGCGCTAACAGAAGAAGGCGTAAAAGATCGCGATCTTATGGTGAAAATTGCCAAATCGGTGCATGTAGAAGTGGAAAGCTTCTGGACATGTGGTCAGCTTCTTGAAGAGATCTTTGGTGAAACTGCCGAACCTAAACTGATCCAACCAACCTTCATTACCGGTTACCCAGCGGATATTTCGCCACTGGCTCGTCGTAGCGATGACAACCCATTCTTCACCGACCGTTTTGAGTTCTTCATTGGTGGTCGCGAAGTGGCGAATGGTTTCTCTGAGCTGAATGATGCAGAAGATCAAGATGCACGCTTTAAAGCGCAAGTAGAAGCTAAAGATGCTGGCGATGATGAAGCGATGTTCTACGATGCAGACTACATTACTGCACTGGAACACGGCCTACCACCAACAGCAGGTCAAGGTATTGGTATTGACCGTTTAGCGATGTTATTTACTAATACTCATACTATTCGTGACGTGATCCTATTCCCAGCAATGCGTCCACAGCAATAA
- a CDS encoding sigma-54-dependent transcriptional regulator yields the protein MMNQFRMDSIPGSLLIIGGRHETWYDNLTLAGWKVEQCTDLRQGQSMIERIGPCIGLVDLTHDNFSLSAIAYLANNNKHVRWMAYINEHQLNRDPICQFIVHYCTDFFSAPMPVKLLLSSIGHQLGMLKLEKKVWPDCVMDKQARLVGDSLSMKRLKEQIQRIAPTETSVIISGERGVGKSLVAKLVHEASGRNKGPFVVVCASALSEKRFEKEVFGIGRESHQTDFVTKLEEAHEGTLLIKDIGALAMSQQNHLLQFIHYPAIPTSKGEKVINTRILATTYNDLEQSVKDKEFSSDLLYLLKILKINMTPLKERASDISALANYYLVQFSREYSSQVRSISRQALTMLVQYHWPGNVRELVNQMKRAVLMCEGTILEPDHFDLPTQNQHVRSLKVIRENSEREALIQALETYHGQVALAAKELKISRATMYRLLSKYKIIAD from the coding sequence ATGATGAATCAATTTCGAATGGACTCAATACCGGGATCACTGTTAATTATTGGTGGTCGTCATGAGACGTGGTATGACAATCTGACTTTAGCTGGCTGGAAAGTTGAGCAGTGTACAGACTTAAGACAAGGTCAATCTATGATAGAACGGATAGGGCCTTGCATTGGTTTAGTGGATCTTACCCATGATAACTTTAGCCTCAGCGCTATTGCCTATTTGGCCAATAATAATAAACATGTACGCTGGATGGCTTATATCAACGAGCATCAATTGAATAGAGATCCTATTTGCCAGTTTATTGTGCATTATTGTACGGATTTTTTTTCAGCACCAATGCCGGTAAAACTGTTATTGAGTAGCATTGGGCATCAGTTAGGAATGTTAAAATTAGAAAAGAAAGTATGGCCTGACTGTGTGATGGACAAACAAGCGCGCTTAGTTGGAGATTCACTTTCAATGAAACGACTAAAAGAGCAAATCCAGCGCATCGCTCCGACTGAGACTAGCGTTATTATTTCTGGGGAAAGGGGAGTTGGAAAAAGCTTAGTGGCTAAATTAGTTCATGAAGCATCCGGCAGAAATAAAGGTCCCTTTGTGGTGGTCTGTGCGAGTGCCTTATCTGAGAAGCGTTTTGAAAAAGAAGTTTTTGGGATTGGTCGCGAGTCACATCAAACAGATTTTGTCACTAAATTAGAAGAAGCTCATGAAGGAACATTGCTGATTAAAGATATTGGTGCCTTGGCAATGAGCCAACAAAATCATTTATTGCAGTTTATTCATTATCCAGCTATTCCAACCTCGAAAGGTGAAAAAGTTATTAATACTAGAATACTTGCAACCACTTATAATGATCTTGAGCAAAGCGTCAAGGATAAGGAGTTTTCTTCAGACTTGTTGTATTTATTGAAAATTTTAAAGATTAATATGACACCTTTAAAAGAGCGTGCGAGTGATATTTCTGCTTTGGCCAATTATTATCTTGTGCAGTTTAGCCGTGAATATTCAAGCCAAGTACGCAGTATCTCCCGGCAAGCTTTAACCATGTTGGTTCAATATCATTGGCCGGGTAATGTTAGAGAACTGGTTAATCAGATGAAGCGTGCGGTATTGATGTGTGAGGGAACCATTTTAGAACCAGACCATTTTGACCTTCCCACTCAAAATCAACACGTTCGTAGCTTAAAAGTGATTCGAGAAAATTCAGAAAGAGAAGCTTTAATACAAGCGCTAGAGACTTACCATGGACAAGTGGCGCTCGCAGCAAAGGAATTGAAAATTTCCAGAGCAACCATGTATCGGTTACTCAGTAAATATAAAATTATTGCCGATTAA
- a CDS encoding NADP(H)-dependent aldo-keto reductase, translated as MKYHKIPHSTLEVSQIALGTMTYGEQNTQAEACHQLDYALERGINLIDTAEMYPVPAKPETQGLTEQYLGHWIKKSGKREKIILASKVTGPGRLSHIRDHISLDRRNIHLAIDSSLQRLNTDYLDLYQIHWPQRQTNCFGQLNYPYIDEQQEVTLIETLEALAELVKAGKTRYIGVSNETPWGLMTLLRLAEKHDLPRVISIQNPYSLLNRSFEVGLSEISHHEGVELLAYSPLAFGTLTGKYLNNQRPAGSRCQLFERFVRYFTPQGIEATQAYIDIAHQHGLDPAQMALAFVNQRPFVASTIIGATNMQQLEANINSIDTILSDEVLRDLYEVGVKYSNPCP; from the coding sequence ATGAAATACCATAAGATCCCACATTCCACTCTTGAAGTTAGCCAGATTGCTTTAGGCACCATGACCTATGGTGAACAAAATACTCAAGCGGAAGCGTGTCACCAGTTAGATTATGCTCTTGAACGAGGGATCAACTTAATCGATACCGCTGAAATGTACCCCGTTCCAGCAAAGCCAGAGACCCAAGGTTTAACTGAGCAATACCTTGGTCATTGGATAAAGAAATCTGGCAAGCGTGAAAAGATCATCCTCGCATCGAAAGTGACAGGCCCCGGCCGACTATCCCATATTCGCGATCATATCAGCCTCGATCGCCGTAATATTCATTTAGCGATCGATTCCAGTTTGCAAAGGCTCAACACCGATTATCTCGACCTTTATCAAATCCACTGGCCACAACGACAAACCAATTGCTTTGGTCAGCTCAATTATCCCTATATTGATGAACAACAAGAAGTTACCTTAATCGAAACATTAGAAGCGTTAGCCGAACTGGTGAAAGCAGGAAAAACACGTTATATCGGGGTATCGAATGAAACGCCTTGGGGATTAATGACTTTACTTCGATTAGCTGAAAAGCATGATCTTCCTAGAGTGATCTCTATCCAAAACCCTTACAGTCTGCTTAATCGTAGTTTTGAAGTTGGCTTATCCGAAATTTCTCACCATGAGGGAGTAGAGTTACTCGCCTACTCGCCACTGGCTTTTGGCACCTTAACTGGCAAATACCTTAACAATCAGCGTCCAGCAGGATCTCGTTGCCAATTATTTGAACGGTTTGTCCGTTATTTTACGCCACAAGGGATTGAGGCGACTCAAGCTTATATTGATATCGCACACCAACATGGGCTTGATCCGGCACAAATGGCCTTAGCTTTTGTCAATCAACGTCCATTTGTCGCATCAACAATTATTGGGGCGACTAATATGCAACAATTGGAAGCCAACATTAACAGTATCGATACGATATTAAGCGATGAAGTCTTGCGAGATTTGTACGAGGTGGGCGTGAAATACTCCAATCCTTGCCCTTAA
- a CDS encoding DUF6482 family protein: MKKQQLDHWLQASQKEHIEPPKVFVVSCADLSQYSLAVEYKHRLEPITEQDRLAYFNSIESVKEELKKLGFTSAYLRLHNAYDECGAEESALFQDIKLHLAS, translated from the coding sequence ATGAAAAAACAGCAATTAGATCATTGGTTACAAGCCAGCCAAAAAGAACATATTGAGCCACCAAAAGTGTTTGTGGTTAGTTGTGCTGATTTGTCGCAATATTCGTTAGCCGTAGAATACAAACACCGCCTCGAACCGATTACTGAGCAAGATCGATTAGCGTATTTTAATTCGATAGAATCAGTAAAAGAGGAGTTGAAGAAGCTAGGCTTTACCAGTGCTTACTTAAGGTTACACAATGCTTATGATGAATGTGGGGCGGAAGAAAGTGCGCTGTTTCAGGACATTAAGCTTCATTTAGCGTCTTAA